The genomic window ATTTATGATGGAGATATAGAGAACGGTATAAACAATCCATCTATGCTGAATGACGGGATGTACAATAAATTATCCTTGAATTTTGTCGATTACTTTTCAGACATAAATTTTATTTCTGCCTCATACGCATTTCCTTTAAAACAATTCGGAACAATTGGTGTTTCAGTAAAGTCCTTGGGTTACGGAGAATTTACTCAGACAGATTATACGTCTCAAAACCTGGGAACATTTAACGCAAGCGAACAAATAGTTTCATTTGGAATTAGCAAAAGAGTTTCTGAAAAATGGGTTTTAGGTGCCAACTTAAAGACATTATTCTCAACTTTTGAAACTTACCAATCTTCTGCAATAGCTTCTGATTTAGCCTTAGCTTATACAGATGTAAAAAAGAATCTTTTCATGTCTTTAATAGCTAAAAATTATGGAAGACAATTGAGTACGTATTCAAGTTTAAAAGAAGAACTACCATTTCATCTTGATTTTGGTATGTCCAAACAATTAGAACATCTTCCGTTTCGCTTCTCTCTTGGCTATAAAAATATTGAACGTTGGGACTTAACTAATTCTTACGAAGAAAGTTCAAATGTCAGTGAAACTGCTTCTGAGAAAGGTTTTGGCGCTAAATTATTCAGACATGTTGACTTAGGTGGTGAATTGAGTATTGGAAAACGTATTCAATTACGAATGGGATATAATCCAAGGAGAAGGCAAGAGCTTAAAGTAAATTCTTATTTAGGTATGGTTGGTTTTTCATGGGGTGTAGGTATAAAATTATCACATTTTACAATAAATTACGGAAGATCAACATATCACTTGCACGGCTCACCAAATTACTTTTCCTTTATAACCGATTTTTCCAAGTTCTATAAAAAAGATGAAAAAAATAAACATAGCAATTGACGGACATTCCTCTTGTGGTAAGAGTACTATTGCCAAACAACTCTCCAATCACTTAGGTTACATATACATTGATACAGGAGCTATGTATAGAGCGATTTGTTTGTATGCTCTACGAAATAATATTATTGGTGATGGCATTATTAATGAAGAACTTTTATTGGAAAAGCTAGACGATGTTAGCGTCTCTTTTGAATACGATAAAGTAAATAACCTATGCCAAACCTATTTAGATGGTCAAAATGTAGAAAGTGAGATTCGTGGCTTATGGGTTTCTGAAAACGTTAGTAAAATCAGTAAAATAAAGGCTGTAAGGCAAAAGATGATTTCAATTCAAAGAGAAATTGGACGAAACAAAGGCGTAGTAATGGACGGAAGAGATATCGGTTCTGTAGTATTTCCTAAAGCTGAATTAAAGCTATTTATAACTGCTTCAGCAGAAGAACGTGCCAGAAGACGGTCATTGGAGTTAAAAGGTGTTAGTTTTGAGGATGTGCTCATGAATTTGAAAGAACGTGATGAGGATGATAGTACTAGAAAAGAAAATCCACTCATAATTTCTGAAAATGCTATTGTTATTGACAATACCAATATGACCAAAGAGGAACAGTTTGAAAAAGTTCTAGAATCTTATGAAAAGGCTATTTTGAACTAAAATCGTTCAATACTTCCTCAATAGGGTTTGCATCATCAAAAAACGTTAATAGTTTATTAAGGACTTTATCCACTTCTGAATCAGGGCAGGATGCACCTGAGGTTAAAATAATTTTTACATTCTTTTTATTAGGTAAAAAGTTAGTCGTTTCAATGATTTCTTTATTATCGTATTTGAAATGTCTAATGGTATCTTTTGATAATATTTCTTTGTATGATTTAATGAAGAATGTTGGAAGTTTATGTTCACACAACTCAACCAGGTGAGAGGTGTTAGAACTATTATATCCACCAACAACAATAGCAATATCTGCTGGTACATTTAGAAGTCCGTAAGTTGCTTTCTGATTTTCATTAGTAGCATAGCAAAGAGTATCTCTAGTATCAGCAAAATAGTCTTTATAATTTTCTTCACCGTGTTTATTGATGATGAAATCTTTCAAAAAATTAGAAATTTCTTCCGTTTCACTAGCCAGCATGGTAGTTTGGTTGACAACACCAATTTTTTGCAAGTCCCTTTGTAAATCAAAACCTTCAGAGTACTTATCTTTAAAGACGGTATAAAACTCCTCTTCAGGAAGTTTACCTTCAATAAATTCAACTAATTGTTTCGCTTCGTTCAAATCCTTAATGATTAGAGACGGAGCGTTTTGCATTGAATGTGAAAAAGTTGCTTTCGTTTCTTCATGCCTGTGTTTACCATGAATAATAATCGAATAATCATTTGTACCTATACTACTGGCTTTTTTCCATACTCTAGTTACAAAGGGGCAGGTGGTGTCGTATTTTTCGAGCTTAATATTTTTTTCTTCAAGCAATTGTTTGATTTCAATTGTGGTTCCAAATGCAGGCGTAATTACAACATCATCAGAATTAATTTCGTCCCAGTCTATTAGTTGATTTCCTTCAGTGTCCATTATAAATCGCAAGCCTCTGGAAATCAAATCCTCATTTACAATGGGGTTGTGAATCATCTGACTCAACAGGTAAATGTTTTTATCTGGATTTTCCTCAATAGCTTTATACGATATTTCAATTGCATTTTCAACGCCATAGCAAAAGCCAAAGTGTCTTGCAAGGTGAAATTTTACCGATCCAAAATCGACAATAGAAGGTGTGAAATCTTTCTTTTTAGGGTCAAGATTTCGTCGTTTTTCTTTAATTGAAGCAATTATAGAAGAACGGTAAAATTCTGGTACATCGAATTTTTTCATTTTGAGTAAAAACTAATGAATTAGTTAATTAAGCTCAACAAAAATAGGTAATTTTGATATATGAAAAGTATTAAAAATATCAGAACCGATTACGTCAAAAATGAGTTGAATTTTGACGATTTGACTACCCATCCTTTTGAACTTTTTAAATTATGGATGACTGATGCTCTTAAACAGGTTTCTGAACCAAATGCTTTTGTTTTTTCGACAGTAAATCCTGAAGGTAGGCCTAGTTCAAGAGTGCTTTTATTAAGGGATTTAGATGATAAAGGATTCAACTTTTTTACTAACTACAATAGTCAGAAATCACAAGATATTGAAAGTAATCCTTTTGTTTGTATGAACTTCTTTTGGTATGAATCAGAAAGACAAGTAAGAGTTAGTGGGCGTATTGAAAAGTTGCCAGTTGAGGCTTCTGATGACTACTTTCAAAGCCGTCCTTATGATAGTAAAATTGGTGCTTGGTCATCTCCTCAAAGCTCTGTAATCGAGTCAAGAGAGATTTTAGTTAAAAATGTAAAAGATTTCTCTTCTCAATACTCTGATGATGTACCTCGCCCTCCTCATTGGGGTGGATACTGTATTGTTCCTGATAAAATTGAATTTTGGCAAGGTAGGTCTAGCCGTTTGCACGATAGATTTGTATACAGTCTTGAGGGTGAAGAATGGAAAATAGAACGGTTAGCTCCTTAATCGATTTCTTATAAAATCTTTTTCTACAATTTCAGATTGGTCAATACTATAACGCAACCAGTTGAGAAGAATATGGTCTTTTTCTTCTTCATTTAGTTTCCAGTCAATTGTTTTTTGTTCTAATTTCATTCGCATTTGATATAGGTAAATGGCTGCCGATACGGATAAATTAAAGCTTTCAGTAAAGCCATACATGGGAGTGGTAATGCATTCATCGGCTGATTCCAGTACAGTATTGCTTAGTCCATCAACTTCGGCACCAAAAAATAGGGCTGTTTTACCTTCTGATAAATCAAACTTTTCAATTGGTTTTTTAGTGCTATCTGGACAGGCGGCTACAATTCTATAGCCTTATTTTTTAAGCAATGCAATACATTCTTCTGTGTTATTTTTTTCTTATTGTACCGATTAATGCTTAACCAGTTTGACGCTCCCATACCTACTTCTGTATCCGGCGAGAATTCGTTGTAATTTTCAATAACATGTACATCTTGAATGCCAAAGCAATCGCAAGATCGCAATACTGCACTAGCATTTAACGGTTGGTAAATATTTTCTAGAACTACCGTTATGTATTTAGTTCTCTTTTCTAAGTTTGAAAGAAACAGCTCTTTTCTTCTGTCAGTAACAAGATTTAATAAATGATGTGTTAAGGCTTTCATTATTTTAAAATTAAATCCTCGTCAAACCGATAACCTCTTAAAAAGTCATGGGTTTTCATTTTTTTCTTTCCAGAAAGCTGTATTTCATGAAGGTGAATATAACCACCATTTACTGCTACTTTTAATTCATTTTTTCCATCCGTAAAGATTTTTCCCACACGTTCAGAATGGCTTACTTTTTCGATAGAAGATTTGAAAACTTTTATGTTTTTTTTCTGCTCTTCATCAATAAATGTCCAAGCAGTTGGGTAGGGAGAAAGCCCTCTAATAAAATTATGAATGTCTTCTAAGCTATCTGTCCAATTAATTTTACAGTCTTTTTTAAATATTTTTGGTGCTTGTGTTGCCTTCCCTTTTTGGCTAGTTCCATCGGTAGTGCCTTTACTTATTTTGTCAATAGTTTTACAAACTAATTTACCACCAACGTCCATTAGTTTATCGTGAAGTTGCCCAGCATTGTCATCTTTCTCAATACTTACTTTTTCTTGTAAGATGATGTTTCCAGTGTCTATTTCTTTTTCAATGAAAAAAGTAGTTACACCACTTTCATTTTCGCCGTTTATGATTGCCCAATTAATGGGTGCAGCACCTCTGTATTTTGGTAATAATGAAGTGTGTAAATTAAGTGTGCCTATGGATGGCATATTCCAGATTATTTCAGGTAACATTCTGAATGCCACAACGACTTGAATGTCTGCCTTCAAGGTTTTTAATTCTTCTATAAAATCTGAATCTTTTAGGTTTGTGGGTTGCATAAGGTATAAACCCTTTTCAACAGCATATTCTTTCACTGAGGAATAGTTGATTTTCTGTCCTCTACCAGATGGTCTGTCTGGAGCAGTTATCACACCAACCACATTATATCCAGATTCTATGAGCAATCTCAAGGAATGGGTAGCAAATTCTGGAGTACCCATGAACACAATTCTAAGGTTTGATTTCATATGTTGACGAAATTACACTTTTTATGATACCCAATACAGTTTCTTTTCCTCGTTAAATGCGATTTGCCCGTTATCACTTAAAAACTGTAATACTTCTATCATTTTATCTTCTCTAAATTCTACAATTTTTAAGATGATTTGATCAACCGACATAGGCTCTTTTTCAATCAATTCCTTTATGGCATTCATAATGATATCAAATTCTTGGTTACTGATTTTCAACTTGTTTTTTTCAAGGCAAACATCGCACTTTCCACATTTCTCCAAAGTGTCATCTCCAAAATAATCTTGAAGAAAGCTACTTCTACAATAGTGTTGATTGCTGACATACTCTATAACCGAATTTGCTTTATATTCTTCGTTATTTTTTCTCTTTACTAAAGACTCTTTAGAAATGCTAAGGTTTTTTGCTTCAACTCTTTGTTTTAGGAATAGTATTTTGGGGTTGCTGTTTTGTGGTATATAATCCAAAATATCCATTTCCTTTAATTTCTTCAAAAGGCTTTTTACTTCTTGGGTAGTGAGTTGTGCTCGTTTGGCAATAATGCTCTCTTGTATTTTTGTGAAGGCTTCAAATAGCGTTCCATATGAACGAAGCAATATTTTAAGCATTAAATCATACGCTTTGTTAGCAATTTGAAATTGGTATAGTTCAGAATGAGAAACTTTAAAATGTATTCGTGAAGGTTGATTTATTGCTTCACTTAACTTAATATATTCTTCCCTTTCTAATAGTTTGAGCGTATTAAACGTTTTGAGATAATTTAAAGAATATTTTTCGCAGAACTCACTAATGTGGAAGGGGTGTTCAGAGTACTGTCCGCTACCACTTGCAATTCCATAGTAGTTTGCTAATTGTTGATAGACATTCCTTATTTCTTCAATATCAGGATAATGATTTTCAATGTCTTTTTTTAATTCGTGTACATCTAGTTTATTGCATATTACGATAGCATAGGAAAGTTTTTTATCTCTTCCAGCTCTTCCAGCCTCTTGGTAATATGCTTCCAAAGAAGAAGGGATGAAGTTATGTATAACGAGTCTGACGTCAGGCTTATCAATTCCCATTCCAAAAGCATTGGTAGCTACCATAACTCTGACATGATTAAGTAGCCATTGTTTTTGTTTTGACTCTCTATCAACGATGTCTAAGCCTCCATGATAGAAATGGGATGAAATCCCATGTTCTGATAAAAGAGTGTGAACTCTCTTAGTTTCCTTTCTAGTTCTACAGTAAATTATTGCTGACCCCTTTACTCTGTTCAAAACCTGAATAATCTTACTATCTTTCTCTTCTTGATCAAGTACTACATATGAAAGTTCTTTCCTGTAAAAACTACTTTTAACAACTTTTTTAGTTCTAAACTCTAGTTTCTCTTGTATATCTTCTACAACAGTTTTTGTTGCTGAAGCCGTTAAAGCCACTATTGGAGCGTCGCTTATCTTTCTAATGTTTGAAATTTTGAGGTACGATGGTCTAAAATTATAGCCCCATTCTGAAATACAATGGGATTCGTCTACAGCTATGAGGTTAATATTCATTTTTTCAAGCCTCACTTTCACCATTTCATTTTCCAGACGTTCTGGAGAGAGGTATAAAAACTTATAGTTTCCATAAATGCAGTTATCTAGAGTGATATCTAATTCAGAATGAGACATTCCAGATGTAATAGCAACAGCTCTAATGTTTTTAGATTTAAGTGTATTAACTTGATCATTCATAAGGGCTATAAGAGGTGATACAACTATACAAATACCTTCCATCATCATAGTAGGGACTTGAAAGCATATGGACTTTCCTCCTCCAGTAGGTAATAGCACAAGAGTGTCATTACCTTCAAGAATTGAATGAATAACATCAAGTTGAGAACTTCTAAAAGAATCAAAGCCCCAATATTGTTTCAATATTTTTTCTGGACTTAACATCTTTACGAAGATATGAATTAGATTCTATTTAGAATGAAATCAATTCGTTCTTCTAGTGTAGTTTTTGGAACCTCTATTAAAGAATAGTCGTATTTGGTGTAAGCTTCTATCAGATAACTATGAATATCAACGGCTTCCTTATAATCTTCAACCCTTTCATTGTCGGTTTCATAAATATCATGCCAAGGGGGTAAAATGAAAATTTTTGTAAAGTATTTGTGTTGTTTACAATCTTTGTGCATGTTTTCAGAAATGGTAAGCTTGTTTTTAGTCAAATAAGCTAAGTTATCAATCATACTTCTATCGTAGAATTGAAGTTCTTTTGATGCATCTAAAAAATCTTTTTTTCTATGGTTAAAGACTTCATCTTCAAAGTTAAAATCTTTGAAAGATGTTGATATTTCCATTCGTTTAATAAGCTGTCTTGAAACTTCTTCATAGCAAGGGTAACCTTTTTGTTTTAACTCGTCTATAAGACTAGTTTTACCACTACCAGGACATCCTGTGATAACTACCCTTTTCATTATAGGAATGTACTTAATAGGGCAATGCTTGTTCCTAATATAATAGCTAATATTTTTTGACTATTGAAGTGATGTCCTTCACTGCTTTCAAAAAGAATTGTAGTAGAAATATGAAGAAAAATTCCAATTACGATTGCCATTATTTCATGGTAATAACCTGAAATATTACTAATGTATTGACTAAAAAAAGAACCAAGAGGTGTTGTTAAAGCAAATATTACTACGAAAAGAAATATTCTAGCTTTACTCATTTTACTTTGTATGAGCATATGGGTTAGGACAATGCCTACAGGTATTTTATGTAATACAATTGCAGAAAGTAGAGAGTCGTGAGTGTGGGCATTTACATGGTTGTGGTGTGGTGTTCCTAAAGGCATTCCTTCAATAAATGAGTGAATACACAAGCCTATCATTATACTAATTGGTATACTTCCATGGATGTGTCCATGTCCGTGTTCAACACCTTGAGAAAAGTGTTCTAGTATTATTTGAATGAAAAAACCAATTAAAACGAAAAGACCAATGACATGGTTATTCTCATTATTAAATGTCTCAGGCATAAGATGAAGAACAGTTATAGAAAACAAATATGCTCCACTGAACGAAATCAACAATTTTGTTGTTTTATTTGAGATGTTTTTAAAATAGAAAGCAATAAATGCTCCTATAAAAACTGAGAGAAAAAGAACTATATAGTTGGTTAAACTCATTTCTGTAAAAGTAATATTAGTCGTTGTGAATTAATTGCGTCAAAGTCATTAAAATCATAATCACCCCACAAATTTATAAATTTTAATCCGGCTTTATCTACTAAATCTTTGAAATCGTTCAGTGTCAGAGCTCTAACCTTTTCCTCAAAGTGATACGATTGATTATTATCGACGAATTTTATGTCTTTTATGATGTAGCCCTTTTCCACTTTTCTGTTAATTTTAAACAGAAGATGTTCGACTTTTTTATCTTCTTTTTCAACTAAATTGGAAATGACTTTTTTTGCATTCATAAAGTCAATGACTATTCGGCCTCCCTTTTTAAGGTTCTCTGACATGGCTTTTATAGCATCTTCATTCTCTTTATCACTCTTGAAATAGCCAAAACTTGTGAATAGATTTAGGATAAAGTCAAACTCTTCTTTTTTGTAGACTTTTCTCATGTCATGAACATTAAAATGAAGGCGTTCATTAGAGAATGAGTTGGCGTAATCTATACTTTCCTTTGATAAATCTATTCCTTCTACTTTAAATCCTTTTTCATTAATAGATACAGAGTGTCTGCCTTTACCGCATGCAATATCTAAGAAAGAATGATTAGGAGAGGGGTTTAATTGCTCTATTAGATTAGAGATAAATTTATCAGCTTCACTAAAGTCGCGGTCTTTATAAAGAAGGTGATAGTATGGGCTGTTAAACCAAGTGTCGAACCAATTTTTCATTCCTCAAATATAAATTTATTAACGTATTATTTGACTAACTTCGCCCAATGATAAATATTACAAGAAATAACTTTCGGATGATTGCTAAAACTCAACTCGGTTTAGAGGAGGTTTTAGCAGATGAGCTTAAGCAGTTAGGGGCAATGGATGTTGAAGTTTTAAATAGAGCCGTTAGTTTTGTTGGTGATATTGGCTTTATGTACAAAGCAAATCTTAATCTAAGAACTGCTATTCGAATTCTTAAGCCAGTTTTTAACTTTACTGCTCGAAAGGATGTGGAGTTGTATGAAAAAGCTCTAGAACTTGATTGGCAAAAATATATAAGTGTTGATAATACTATAGCTGTAAGTGCTGTGGTTCACTCTGATTTTTTCAATCATAGTCATTATGTAGCTCTTAAAGTAAAAGACGCTATCGTTGATTATTTTAGAAATTTAACTAAGGGGAGAAGACCTGATGTTGATACTAAAAATCCTGATATCAGAATTAATATTCACGTGTCTAACGACAAATGCACATTGTCTCTTGATAGTTCGGGAGAATCTCTTCATAAAAGAGGGTATAGGCATGCAACTAATGAGGC from Flavobacteriales bacterium includes these protein-coding regions:
- the porQ gene encoding type IX secretion system protein PorQ, whose amino-acid sequence is MRILALFVCVFLLNVSTLAQYENNAFQSLDLSLSSRQAVLNQPLSIYDGDIENGINNPSMLNDGMYNKLSLNFVDYFSDINFISASYAFPLKQFGTIGVSVKSLGYGEFTQTDYTSQNLGTFNASEQIVSFGISKRVSEKWVLGANLKTLFSTFETYQSSAIASDLALAYTDVKKNLFMSLIAKNYGRQLSTYSSLKEELPFHLDFGMSKQLEHLPFRFSLGYKNIERWDLTNSYEESSNVSETASEKGFGAKLFRHVDLGGELSIGKRIQLRMGYNPRRRQELKVNSYLGMVGFSWGVGIKLSHFTINYGRSTYHLHGSPNYFSFITDFSKFYKKDEKNKHSN
- a CDS encoding (d)CMP kinase translates to MKKINIAIDGHSSCGKSTIAKQLSNHLGYIYIDTGAMYRAICLYALRNNIIGDGIINEELLLEKLDDVSVSFEYDKVNNLCQTYLDGQNVESEIRGLWVSENVSKISKIKAVRQKMISIQREIGRNKGVVMDGRDIGSVVFPKAELKLFITASAEERARRRSLELKGVSFEDVLMNLKERDEDDSTRKENPLIISENAIVIDNTNMTKEEQFEKVLESYEKAILN
- a CDS encoding 4-hydroxy-3-methylbut-2-enyl diphosphate reductase yields the protein MKKFDVPEFYRSSIIASIKEKRRNLDPKKKDFTPSIVDFGSVKFHLARHFGFCYGVENAIEISYKAIEENPDKNIYLLSQMIHNPIVNEDLISRGLRFIMDTEGNQLIDWDEINSDDVVITPAFGTTIEIKQLLEEKNIKLEKYDTTCPFVTRVWKKASSIGTNDYSIIIHGKHRHEETKATFSHSMQNAPSLIIKDLNEAKQLVEFIEGKLPEEEFYTVFKDKYSEGFDLQRDLQKIGVVNQTTMLASETEEISNFLKDFIINKHGEENYKDYFADTRDTLCYATNENQKATYGLLNVPADIAIVVGGYNSSNTSHLVELCEHKLPTFFIKSYKEILSKDTIRHFKYDNKEIIETTNFLPNKKNVKIILTSGASCPDSEVDKVLNKLLTFFDDANPIEEVLNDFSSK
- the pdxH gene encoding pyridoxamine 5'-phosphate oxidase, which encodes MKSIKNIRTDYVKNELNFDDLTTHPFELFKLWMTDALKQVSEPNAFVFSTVNPEGRPSSRVLLLRDLDDKGFNFFTNYNSQKSQDIESNPFVCMNFFWYESERQVRVSGRIEKLPVEASDDYFQSRPYDSKIGAWSSPQSSVIESREILVKNVKDFSSQYSDDVPRPPHWGGYCIVPDKIEFWQGRSSRLHDRFVYSLEGEEWKIERLAP
- a CDS encoding methionyl-tRNA formyltransferase yields the protein MKSNLRIVFMGTPEFATHSLRLLIESGYNVVGVITAPDRPSGRGQKINYSSVKEYAVEKGLYLMQPTNLKDSDFIEELKTLKADIQVVVAFRMLPEIIWNMPSIGTLNLHTSLLPKYRGAAPINWAIINGENESGVTTFFIEKEIDTGNIILQEKVSIEKDDNAGQLHDKLMDVGGKLVCKTIDKISKGTTDGTSQKGKATQAPKIFKKDCKINWTDSLEDIHNFIRGLSPYPTAWTFIDEEQKKNIKVFKSSIEKVSHSERVGKIFTDGKNELKVAVNGGYIHLHEIQLSGKKKMKTHDFLRGYRFDEDLILK
- a CDS encoding RecQ family ATP-dependent DNA helicase codes for the protein MLSPEKILKQYWGFDSFRSSQLDVIHSILEGNDTLVLLPTGGGKSICFQVPTMMMEGICIVVSPLIALMNDQVNTLKSKNIRAVAITSGMSHSELDITLDNCIYGNYKFLYLSPERLENEMVKVRLEKMNINLIAVDESHCISEWGYNFRPSYLKISNIRKISDAPIVALTASATKTVVEDIQEKLEFRTKKVVKSSFYRKELSYVVLDQEEKDSKIIQVLNRVKGSAIIYCRTRKETKRVHTLLSEHGISSHFYHGGLDIVDRESKQKQWLLNHVRVMVATNAFGMGIDKPDVRLVIHNFIPSSLEAYYQEAGRAGRDKKLSYAIVICNKLDVHELKKDIENHYPDIEEIRNVYQQLANYYGIASGSGQYSEHPFHISEFCEKYSLNYLKTFNTLKLLEREEYIKLSEAINQPSRIHFKVSHSELYQFQIANKAYDLMLKILLRSYGTLFEAFTKIQESIIAKRAQLTTQEVKSLLKKLKEMDILDYIPQNSNPKILFLKQRVEAKNLSISKESLVKRKNNEEYKANSVIEYVSNQHYCRSSFLQDYFGDDTLEKCGKCDVCLEKNKLKISNQEFDIIMNAIKELIEKEPMSVDQIILKIVEFREDKMIEVLQFLSDNGQIAFNEEKKLYWVS
- a CDS encoding ATP-binding protein, whose translation is MKRVVITGCPGSGKTSLIDELKQKGYPCYEEVSRQLIKRMEISTSFKDFNFEDEVFNHRKKDFLDASKELQFYDRSMIDNLAYLTKNKLTISENMHKDCKQHKYFTKIFILPPWHDIYETDNERVEDYKEAVDIHSYLIEAYTKYDYSLIEVPKTTLEERIDFILNRI
- a CDS encoding ZIP family metal transporter, with the protein product MSLTNYIVLFLSVFIGAFIAFYFKNISNKTTKLLISFSGAYLFSITVLHLMPETFNNENNHVIGLFVLIGFFIQIILEHFSQGVEHGHGHIHGSIPISIMIGLCIHSFIEGMPLGTPHHNHVNAHTHDSLLSAIVLHKIPVGIVLTHMLIQSKMSKARIFLFVVIFALTTPLGSFFSQYISNISGYYHEIMAIVIGIFLHISTTILFESSEGHHFNSQKILAIILGTSIALLSTFL
- a CDS encoding class I SAM-dependent methyltransferase; this translates as MKNWFDTWFNSPYYHLLYKDRDFSEADKFISNLIEQLNPSPNHSFLDIACGKGRHSVSINEKGFKVEGIDLSKESIDYANSFSNERLHFNVHDMRKVYKKEEFDFILNLFTSFGYFKSDKENEDAIKAMSENLKKGGRIVIDFMNAKKVISNLVEKEDKKVEHLLFKINRKVEKGYIIKDIKFVDNNQSYHFEEKVRALTLNDFKDLVDKAGLKFINLWGDYDFNDFDAINSQRLILLLQK